The Cyclobacteriaceae bacterium genome includes a region encoding these proteins:
- a CDS encoding GIY-YIG nuclease family protein: MFYAYVLKSDNHDFLYKGHCGDIAIRIKQHNSGMTTSLRPYIPMHLVYYEEFSTLQEAIEREKYFKTAAGRRYLKKKLIP; this comes from the coding sequence ATGTTTTACGCTTACGTTCTTAAAAGTGACAACCATGACTTTTTATACAAAGGTCATTGCGGAGACATTGCCATTAGAATAAAACAACATAATAGTGGAATGACTACTTCTTTGAGACCTTATATTCCAATGCACCTGGTTTACTATGAAGAATTCTCTACGTTGCAAGAAGCCATTGAAAGGGAGAAGTATTTCAAGACTGCTGCTGGAAGGCGGTACTTAAAAAAGAAATTGATTCCGTAA
- a CDS encoding DUF1569 domain-containing protein: MDFPDIFTSEIASKMTDRINRLSLNTKPQWGKMNCPQMLAHCNVAYEMIYDQKHKKPNFLMALFIKAFVKDIVVSNKPYKHNSPTAPAFVIKGERDFDSEKKRLVDYIDKTEKLGSSSFENKESLSFGRLNLNEWNNMLYKHLDHHLTQFGV; this comes from the coding sequence ATGGACTTCCCAGACATCTTTACTTCCGAAATCGCCAGCAAAATGACCGATCGCATTAACAGGCTAAGCCTCAACACAAAACCTCAATGGGGTAAGATGAACTGCCCACAAATGCTCGCCCATTGTAATGTCGCCTATGAAATGATCTATGACCAAAAGCATAAGAAGCCAAACTTTCTCATGGCACTATTCATCAAAGCTTTCGTGAAAGACATCGTTGTGAGCAATAAACCGTACAAGCACAACTCACCAACCGCCCCAGCGTTCGTAATAAAAGGCGAAAGGGATTTTGATTCAGAAAAGAAAAGACTGGTAGACTATATTGATAAAACAGAAAAGCTGGGCTCATCCAGTTTCGAAAACAAGGAATCTCTCTCTTTCGGAAGATTAAACCTGAACGAATGGAACAATATGCTGTACAAACATCTGGATCATCACTTAACACAATTCGGCGTATAG
- a CDS encoding PQQ-binding-like beta-propeller repeat protein yields MKRKSIMTALALLLFTVLQAQNVKEATWIATLGETVKNVRTTQLNIPLIELRSGNVAALDPSTGNVLWNKDMRFVSEVTPVQGTPFSIVKNREGLLLLNLNDGKTIDISSQIKGTMDSWYLIPESYDMVFFSKGPDAFLVVDLFNFSVRYNQPATFSEKTGGAAAKLSKFGLGIPTADVTVSMECPPISNRAGGLIYAGSGKLTNVDGTGKVIWQVDQPKKKKGGMIKTVDNQTEMLVDENSDVFYIQKSKNMMAVKISDGSPAWSDFYEVKGNEIIDTGNGLLPIMRYAEKTSGQGGGMFNKSKINLVDATTGKAVWPAELELKGYIDQYRMLDDHTLAIVTFNQTNSRFQIIDLAQGKFRYANEIELKGRVIDFIAGSQKIVFATSKGVDIFETATGKDLLPGMQKFDSDADIINVYRGSMAYNIDAKNRKVYVTDMSKGGTVEIVKNFKFDAGEALVKYDVLANGNIFLASAHHMQVYSPTGVLVKNQAFDFSGKGNAKFDNALAVVDKVTNTAFMVTSLALSAATLGIGEVTGTRAEAAQTSYELMAPELAAHNLAKNERAAKYYLGLRKMKKDQSNTGSFFVRRDKDAKANYLSYVSKEDGTVIFDIPLAADVDEPEFVIDDAVGFLFYAPRFSSANADWMFANKKEKAQMQKTAEGIVGGYQY; encoded by the coding sequence ATGAAAAGGAAAAGTATAATGACAGCTCTCGCCTTGTTGCTTTTCACGGTGCTGCAGGCACAGAATGTGAAAGAAGCAACATGGATCGCCACGCTTGGCGAAACCGTAAAGAACGTGCGTACGACGCAGCTCAACATTCCACTGATCGAGCTCCGGTCTGGCAATGTCGCAGCGCTGGATCCCAGCACCGGCAACGTGTTGTGGAATAAAGACATGAGATTCGTCAGTGAAGTGACTCCCGTTCAGGGCACACCATTCTCGATTGTAAAAAATCGTGAGGGCCTTTTGTTGCTGAACCTTAACGACGGAAAGACAATCGATATCTCCAGTCAGATCAAAGGCACGATGGATTCATGGTACCTGATACCTGAATCGTATGACATGGTATTTTTTTCAAAAGGCCCCGATGCATTTTTGGTCGTTGACCTCTTCAACTTCAGTGTGCGTTACAATCAGCCAGCCACCTTCAGCGAAAAAACTGGCGGGGCAGCTGCGAAACTCTCCAAGTTCGGATTGGGAATTCCCACTGCCGATGTCACGGTGTCTATGGAATGTCCTCCGATCTCCAACAGAGCAGGCGGACTTATTTATGCGGGCTCAGGAAAACTTACCAATGTAGATGGTACGGGTAAAGTGATCTGGCAAGTCGACCAGCCTAAGAAAAAGAAGGGAGGCATGATCAAAACCGTCGACAACCAGACAGAAATGCTTGTGGATGAAAATAGTGATGTGTTCTACATTCAGAAAAGCAAGAACATGATGGCTGTTAAGATCAGCGATGGCTCACCTGCCTGGTCGGACTTCTATGAAGTTAAGGGCAACGAGATCATCGATACCGGTAATGGCCTGTTGCCGATCATGCGCTATGCCGAGAAAACTTCAGGACAGGGTGGAGGTATGTTCAATAAATCGAAGATCAATCTTGTGGATGCTACTACGGGGAAAGCAGTGTGGCCGGCCGAGCTCGAGCTGAAGGGCTATATCGATCAGTACAGAATGCTGGATGATCATACCCTTGCTATTGTAACATTCAACCAGACCAATTCCCGTTTTCAGATCATTGATCTTGCTCAGGGCAAGTTCCGCTATGCTAATGAAATTGAACTGAAAGGCAGAGTGATCGATTTCATCGCCGGATCTCAGAAGATCGTTTTTGCAACATCGAAAGGCGTTGACATTTTTGAGACTGCCACTGGTAAGGACCTGCTTCCTGGTATGCAGAAGTTCGACAGCGACGCTGACATCATCAATGTGTACCGTGGTTCAATGGCTTACAACATCGACGCGAAGAACCGTAAAGTTTATGTCACAGACATGAGCAAGGGCGGCACTGTCGAGATCGTAAAGAATTTTAAGTTTGACGCGGGTGAGGCACTTGTTAAATACGATGTGCTGGCAAACGGAAATATCTTCCTTGCTTCTGCGCATCACATGCAGGTGTATTCGCCGACTGGTGTACTTGTGAAAAACCAGGCGTTCGACTTCAGTGGAAAAGGCAACGCGAAATTTGACAACGCACTTGCTGTTGTTGACAAAGTCACCAACACCGCGTTCATGGTTACAAGCCTCGCTTTGAGCGCTGCCACACTCGGCATCGGCGAAGTGACTGGCACACGGGCGGAGGCGGCACAGACAAGTTATGAGTTGATGGCTCCTGAACTCGCAGCACACAACCTCGCAAAAAATGAGCGCGCTGCTAAATACTATCTGGGCCTAAGGAAAATGAAAAAGGATCAGTCAAATACGGGATCATTTTTCGTGAGGAGAGACAAGGATGCCAAAGCAAACTACCTTAGTTATGTCTCGAAGGAGGACGGAACCGTGATCTTTGATATTCCCCTTGCGGCTGATGTTGATGAACCTGAATTTGTCATCGACGATGCAGTTGGCTTCCTGTTCTATGCACCGCGATTCAGCAGTGCCAACGCCGACTGGATGTTTGCCAACAAAAAAGAGAAAGCCCAGATGCAGAAGACTGCAGAGGGAATCGTGGGCGGATATCAGTACTAG
- a CDS encoding FtsX-like permease family protein, protein MNKKNNIPRLPHTFFRWYCQPERYEELHGDLEELFYERIEKSGLTKAKFLYLMDVIRCFQPYAWKKPRPFTNHHIVMFRNYSKTSIRSLMKNPLSSFINVFGLAIAIGMCVLVYSYARWVNGIDQFHENKNEVYLITFFEEREGSAQQNGLTPRPLGEMLREDFAQISKVCRIEDAPAVLKFNDNVFNEKIRFSDPEFLQMFTFPLKWGSPAGLQDRNGIILSEEMSEKYFGEENPVGKDIEIIFGKDRSKIFTVKGVAAEFPMAHAVHFNFLINFENVFLSYPVYDKSDWSAFLNATLIQVKKPSDLTHVEQGMAKYKALQNGPRNGWKASSYQFEPLATLYERGGNIKSDISRNSYESNSKSIVFLSIIGVFMLALACFNYINIAIVSAAKRLKEIGVRKSIGATRRMVITQFLSENIFVTFFALILGIILGVTLFIPGFEIQNDFNMGFTLWDRNLWIYLPCVMLFTGIASGIYPAFYISRFQVVGILKGSVEFGKKNPLTKVFLGFQQILACILIACAVMFTQNTSYVANESWGYEPREVLYADVAEDAAAYEQMSAFMSQNPNVVSLAGSRHHLGKRVSTKVLHTPPNNQYEVNELAVDPNYFETMQLSIREGRAFNKHQGSDKLSVVVNEELVKEMMLTSPVGQTFEMDSMRYEIIGVVKDFHTYSFDSKILPTIFTVADQKDFGYLSMKVRAGREKETYAAMQAQWSKLYPQIPFQGGHQEDVWGDFFEEKDGHAKFWNAVALISVLLAGLGLYGLMSLNVSGRIREFSIRKVLGAQKKNIGLNILRQYIPLFMIAFAIGGPVSYYLVGFFFDMVYAYHIPMNFWGVTIPVVVLIMVLLGTVSIQVGKVSKSNPVEGLKTE, encoded by the coding sequence ATGAACAAGAAGAACAACATCCCTCGTTTACCGCATACTTTCTTCAGGTGGTATTGCCAGCCCGAACGGTACGAGGAGCTGCATGGTGATCTTGAAGAACTCTTCTATGAGAGGATAGAGAAGTCAGGGTTAACAAAAGCAAAATTCCTTTACCTGATGGATGTCATCCGATGCTTTCAGCCTTACGCCTGGAAAAAACCAAGACCCTTCACTAATCATCATATTGTTATGTTCAGAAACTATTCCAAAACTTCCATCAGGAGCCTGATGAAGAATCCGCTGAGCTCCTTTATCAATGTGTTTGGACTGGCCATTGCCATCGGCATGTGTGTGCTGGTGTATTCCTATGCACGCTGGGTCAATGGTATCGATCAGTTTCACGAAAATAAAAATGAAGTCTACCTCATCACATTCTTTGAGGAGCGTGAAGGCTCTGCGCAGCAAAACGGATTAACACCGCGACCGCTTGGTGAAATGCTTCGTGAAGATTTTGCGCAGATCAGTAAGGTATGTAGGATTGAAGACGCTCCGGCAGTGTTGAAATTCAATGACAATGTATTCAATGAGAAGATCCGGTTTTCGGATCCTGAGTTTCTTCAGATGTTTACGTTTCCCTTGAAGTGGGGATCACCGGCGGGATTACAAGACCGCAATGGAATTATTCTCAGCGAAGAGATGTCAGAGAAATATTTTGGAGAAGAGAATCCGGTTGGCAAAGACATCGAAATCATTTTCGGAAAAGACAGAAGCAAGATCTTTACTGTAAAGGGAGTGGCAGCGGAGTTTCCGATGGCGCATGCTGTTCACTTCAATTTCCTCATCAATTTTGAAAATGTATTTCTTTCCTATCCTGTCTACGACAAGAGTGACTGGAGTGCATTTCTGAATGCAACGCTTATACAGGTTAAAAAACCTTCCGACCTCACGCATGTAGAGCAAGGTATGGCAAAATATAAAGCATTGCAGAATGGTCCCCGTAATGGATGGAAAGCTTCGTCTTATCAATTCGAACCTTTGGCAACGTTGTATGAGAGAGGCGGAAATATAAAAAGTGATATTTCAAGAAACAGTTATGAGAGCAATAGTAAGTCTATTGTATTCCTCTCTATCATCGGAGTGTTCATGCTTGCTCTTGCATGTTTTAATTATATCAACATTGCCATTGTATCTGCCGCCAAAAGATTGAAAGAGATCGGTGTAAGAAAATCTATCGGTGCCACCAGGAGAATGGTGATCACCCAGTTCTTATCTGAAAACATCTTCGTTACATTCTTTGCTCTCATCCTTGGGATCATATTGGGTGTAACACTTTTCATTCCTGGTTTTGAAATTCAGAATGACTTCAACATGGGCTTTACCCTATGGGACAGAAATCTGTGGATATACCTTCCTTGTGTCATGCTCTTCACCGGAATTGCGTCAGGGATCTATCCGGCGTTTTATATCTCCAGGTTTCAGGTAGTTGGCATACTAAAAGGCTCTGTTGAGTTTGGAAAGAAGAATCCTTTGACGAAAGTGTTTTTGGGATTTCAGCAGATACTGGCGTGCATTCTTATTGCGTGTGCTGTGATGTTTACCCAGAATACAAGTTATGTCGCCAACGAGAGCTGGGGATATGAGCCGCGTGAAGTATTGTATGCCGATGTAGCGGAGGATGCTGCTGCCTATGAACAGATGAGTGCCTTCATGTCTCAAAACCCGAATGTGGTGTCGCTGGCGGGATCACGTCACCATCTGGGAAAAAGAGTTTCTACCAAAGTGCTTCACACTCCTCCTAACAACCAGTACGAAGTAAATGAGCTTGCCGTTGATCCTAATTACTTTGAGACGATGCAATTGAGCATCAGGGAAGGACGTGCATTCAACAAGCATCAGGGCAGCGATAAACTTTCTGTCGTTGTCAATGAAGAGCTGGTTAAAGAGATGATGCTGACATCACCTGTCGGGCAAACTTTTGAGATGGACAGTATGCGTTATGAGATCATCGGTGTGGTGAAAGATTTTCACACCTACAGCTTCGATAGCAAGATCCTTCCAACCATTTTTACGGTAGCGGATCAGAAGGACTTTGGTTATTTATCCATGAAGGTAAGAGCGGGTCGTGAAAAGGAAACGTATGCTGCCATGCAGGCGCAATGGTCAAAGCTCTATCCTCAGATTCCTTTTCAGGGTGGCCATCAGGAAGATGTCTGGGGTGATTTCTTTGAAGAGAAAGATGGGCATGCAAAATTCTGGAATGCTGTCGCTCTTATTTCAGTGTTGCTCGCGGGGTTGGGATTATATGGTTTAATGTCGCTGAATGTTTCCGGAAGGATACGTGAATTCAGCATCCGGAAAGTTCTGGGGGCTCAGAAGAAAAATATCGGATTGAATATTCTTCGTCAGTACATCCCACTGTTCATGATAGCCTTTGCGATCGGAGGGCCGGTCAGTTATTACCTTGTTGGTTTCTTTTTTGATATGGTATACGCATATCACATACCGATGAATTTCTGGGGCGTGACCATTCCTGTTGTAGTGCTTATCATGGTGTTGCTGGGAACCGTTTCTATTCAGGTTGGAAAAGTGTCCAAATCCAATCCTGTAGAAGGATTAAAAACCGAGTGA
- a CDS encoding tetratricopeptide repeat protein → MSARSPHFAATSVVFTILLMCACAWATPCSAAPQDTLWVKTRLDTAWKMMLRNDPRTVSVVDSLIWQAKELKFKPGLADAYRTLARHYRSSNGKMAERYYDSALAINLALNRKLALAKVYQEMGSLYYTNEKFSMSIEFSKKSSALDSALGRKQQMADALTNIGLAYERLGDYAQALRYYLRCLAVDEELKYEEGIVSDYSVIATIHGKMGDFEKASEYYQKAIDAGQDETRKAVAKVNYAILLKNHGHYDESLKLMNEAYATYIKGDEPRNIASALHNLGALAYAMGDYPGAISYYNQAFKIADPDYKSLYQANYTGLAETYLKIKQYPRALEYANQAMTLVMELGLMDSQRKTAKLISDIYRAQGNFEQSLVYYEKYSMYRDSVFSQEKVRQIRDLQAKFDSERKEQEIAALTFERELQSLNLERKTILQYSLIAGFLVLAIVGIILFRINLAKQAVKRQLLSVMLSNEHKEAERLKELDHLKSRFFANVAHEFRTPLTLILGPVENMLSETKGPDKNRLLTIKSSASRLVKLVNQLLELSKLEAGAIELDFVQDDVIGFLRANTMSFQSLADQKKIDLQFSSNTAIFEMKFDRDKLEKIFSNLLSNAFKFTDAGGSILVHADAGQHSLRVTVKDSGTGVPEADLPFVFNRFYQSGTVSRTTLGSGIGLELTKELVNICGGEVGVSNAIEGGAQFYFTLPVTEPGAADVSSNKPTSGEYTRMVLDEARQTPGVLAMNTNYSEGKDTILVIEDNADVRNYIISSLQPDYHVISADDGEHGIREAIEIVPDLVITDLMMPVTDGMTVCRTLKKDERTSHIPVIMLTAKADMESKIEGLESGADDYLAKPFHTKELLARIANQINIRKSLQEKFRSGVVKEESDQHVSTKEKIFMAKLLATVELHLGEEEFGVEELSRELAMSRMQLHRKIKALTNIPASLYIRSVRLEHAKRLLGEGIYNVSEVAYRVGFNSPTWFSTCFSEQYGFPPSDLLTTTA, encoded by the coding sequence ATGAGTGCCCGGTCTCCCCATTTCGCGGCAACTTCAGTTGTATTCACCATCCTGTTAATGTGCGCATGTGCGTGGGCAACACCATGCAGTGCCGCTCCGCAAGACACCTTGTGGGTGAAGACAAGATTGGATACCGCCTGGAAGATGATGCTCAGAAATGATCCTCGCACTGTCTCCGTTGTTGACAGCCTGATATGGCAAGCGAAAGAATTGAAATTCAAACCGGGACTTGCCGACGCCTATCGCACGCTTGCCCGTCACTACCGAAGCAGCAATGGTAAGATGGCGGAACGCTATTACGATTCAGCCCTTGCGATCAACCTCGCGCTTAACAGAAAACTCGCTCTCGCGAAAGTTTACCAGGAAATGGGTTCGTTATATTACACGAACGAGAAGTTTTCAATGTCTATTGAATTCAGCAAAAAGTCATCAGCGCTCGACTCTGCACTTGGAAGGAAACAGCAGATGGCCGACGCTCTCACAAACATCGGACTGGCGTATGAACGTCTCGGCGACTATGCACAGGCACTGCGATATTATTTACGCTGCCTGGCGGTTGATGAAGAGTTAAAATATGAAGAGGGTATCGTAAGTGACTATAGCGTGATTGCAACCATCCATGGAAAGATGGGAGACTTTGAAAAAGCCAGCGAGTACTATCAGAAGGCAATTGATGCAGGTCAGGACGAAACCAGAAAGGCAGTTGCAAAAGTTAACTATGCAATCCTTCTGAAGAATCACGGTCACTACGATGAATCTCTCAAGCTGATGAATGAAGCATACGCGACCTATATAAAAGGAGATGAGCCACGGAATATAGCGTCAGCGTTACACAACCTGGGAGCGCTGGCCTACGCTATGGGAGACTATCCGGGAGCCATTTCCTACTATAATCAAGCTTTTAAAATAGCGGATCCGGATTATAAGAGTCTCTACCAGGCCAACTATACGGGTCTTGCAGAAACGTATCTCAAGATCAAACAGTATCCACGCGCTCTTGAATACGCAAACCAGGCCATGACGCTTGTGATGGAACTGGGTCTGATGGATAGTCAGAGAAAGACGGCAAAGCTTATCTCTGACATTTATCGTGCTCAAGGAAATTTCGAGCAGTCGCTGGTCTACTATGAAAAATATTCGATGTACCGCGATAGTGTTTTCAGTCAGGAGAAGGTGCGTCAGATACGGGACCTTCAGGCGAAGTTTGATTCTGAACGCAAAGAACAGGAAATCGCAGCGCTAACCTTTGAGCGTGAGCTTCAGAGCCTCAACCTGGAACGTAAAACTATTCTGCAGTATTCACTCATCGCGGGATTCCTTGTACTGGCCATCGTCGGCATCATCTTATTCAGGATCAATCTTGCAAAGCAGGCAGTGAAACGACAGTTGCTGTCAGTTATGTTGAGCAATGAACACAAGGAAGCGGAACGGCTTAAGGAATTGGATCATCTGAAGTCGCGATTCTTTGCCAACGTCGCACATGAATTCCGGACTCCTCTCACGCTGATCCTTGGACCCGTAGAAAATATGCTCAGCGAAACAAAGGGTCCTGATAAAAACCGACTGCTTACAATTAAGAGCAGTGCCTCACGACTGGTGAAGCTCGTGAACCAGCTCCTCGAGCTTAGTAAACTCGAAGCCGGCGCCATCGAACTTGATTTTGTTCAGGATGATGTTATCGGGTTCCTGCGAGCAAACACCATGTCATTCCAATCGCTGGCGGATCAAAAAAAGATCGACCTTCAGTTCAGTTCGAACACTGCCATCTTTGAGATGAAATTCGATCGCGACAAGCTCGAGAAAATATTTTCCAATCTTCTTTCCAATGCGTTCAAGTTTACCGACGCTGGTGGGAGCATATTAGTTCATGCAGATGCGGGTCAGCATTCGTTAAGAGTGACAGTTAAAGATTCCGGAACAGGAGTGCCCGAGGCGGACTTGCCGTTTGTGTTCAATCGTTTTTATCAATCCGGTACAGTGTCCAGGACAACACTCGGAAGCGGGATCGGTCTGGAGCTGACAAAGGAGCTGGTGAATATCTGCGGCGGTGAAGTTGGTGTTTCCAATGCAATAGAAGGAGGAGCGCAATTCTATTTTACGCTGCCGGTAACGGAACCTGGTGCAGCGGACGTGTCATCCAACAAACCTACTTCCGGTGAATATACCCGCATGGTTCTGGACGAAGCACGTCAAACTCCAGGCGTTCTTGCGATGAACACAAATTATTCCGAAGGCAAAGACACCATTCTTGTTATTGAAGACAACGCAGACGTCAGAAACTATATAATAAGTTCACTACAGCCAGACTATCATGTAATCTCTGCTGATGATGGTGAGCATGGAATCCGTGAGGCAATTGAAATCGTGCCCGACCTCGTTATCACAGACCTGATGATGCCGGTAACAGATGGTATGACCGTGTGCCGTACGCTTAAGAAGGACGAACGAACCAGTCACATTCCTGTGATCATGCTTACGGCAAAGGCAGATATGGAGAGCAAGATCGAAGGGCTGGAGTCCGGGGCAGATGATTATCTCGCCAAACCTTTTCACACCAAAGAGCTGTTGGCAAGGATTGCCAACCAGATCAACATCCGCAAAAGCCTGCAGGAAAAATTCAGAAGTGGTGTTGTGAAAGAGGAATCCGATCAGCATGTTTCCACAAAGGAAAAGATCTTTATGGCAAAGCTTCTTGCCACCGTTGAGCTTCATCTTGGCGAAGAGGAATTCGGCGTGGAGGAATTGAGTCGTGAACTCGCCATGAGTCGTATGCAGCTCCACCGCAAAATCAAAGCGCTAACAAATATTCCCGCAAGCCTTTATATCCGTTCCGTCAGACTTGAGCATGCGAAAAGGCTATTGGGAGAAGGCATATATAATGTGTCAGAGGTTGCCTATCGCGTGGGTTTCAATTCCCCTACCTGGTTTTCGACTTGTTTCTCTGAGCAATACGGCTTCCCTCCAAGCGACCTGCTCACCACTACTGCATAA
- a CDS encoding PadR family transcriptional regulator has product MGRIYLGEFEELILLTVGVLYKEAYAVAISKEISKQADRSVNVSAVHKSLYRLEEKGMLKSMLSDPESKRGGKRKRIFIITAYGKKALDESMDLRMSLRKQITDLSLKW; this is encoded by the coding sequence ATGGGAAGAATATACCTGGGCGAATTCGAAGAGCTCATATTATTAACAGTAGGGGTTCTCTATAAAGAGGCCTATGCCGTGGCCATCTCTAAAGAGATTTCAAAGCAAGCCGACCGTTCTGTCAACGTCAGCGCTGTTCATAAATCATTATACCGTCTGGAAGAAAAAGGAATGCTCAAGTCCATGCTGAGTGATCCCGAATCCAAACGCGGCGGAAAAAGGAAACGCATATTTATTATCACCGCCTACGGCAAGAAAGCCCTGGATGAATCCATGGATCTAAGAATGAGTCTGAGAAAACAGATAACAGATCTTTCTCTGAAATGGTAA
- a CDS encoding type IX secretion system membrane protein PorP/SprF, protein MKNINMKITLLLFLLTGSVSLQLCAQTDPLFNQYQFNQSMFNPAYTGTYNVFNGTLISRAQWAGIKGSPQTTTFNASTAFFKDQLGAGLIVINDRIGISNNSDIQANFAYKLTFLHSHLSFGMQAGIVNYRYDYSNLTLETDDQVLTQRQRPNFSKPTIGAGMFYRADKYYLGISIPRLLDVSIQDDVTTNKIYKKQLYLSGGVVIDKFEGIKLKSTVLAMIQDSDRSYVDISASILLAEIIWAGIGTRNFTTYGANVMLELSNKFRIGYYYELPSSSLLGSTFGTNEVMLSADLEILKNHRALRRYF, encoded by the coding sequence ATGAAGAATATCAATATGAAAATTACATTACTCCTTTTCCTTCTGACAGGAAGTGTTTCACTTCAGTTGTGCGCACAAACGGATCCGCTGTTCAACCAGTATCAGTTTAATCAGAGTATGTTCAATCCGGCCTACACCGGAACCTACAATGTTTTCAACGGAACACTGATATCGCGTGCACAATGGGCGGGAATCAAGGGATCGCCTCAGACCACCACCTTCAACGCGAGCACCGCATTCTTCAAGGATCAGTTGGGAGCAGGGTTGATTGTGATCAATGATCGTATTGGTATCAGCAACAACTCTGACATCCAGGCAAACTTTGCTTACAAGCTGACCTTTCTTCATAGTCACCTGTCCTTTGGAATGCAGGCGGGGATTGTGAACTACCGTTATGATTATAGTAACCTAACACTTGAAACGGACGACCAGGTCCTTACACAACGCCAGCGTCCGAATTTTTCCAAGCCTACGATCGGTGCGGGAATGTTCTATCGTGCAGACAAATATTACCTCGGTATTTCCATACCACGATTGCTGGATGTGAGTATTCAGGATGACGTGACCACCAATAAAATTTATAAGAAGCAATTGTATCTGAGCGGGGGAGTAGTGATTGATAAGTTTGAAGGTATCAAGTTAAAGTCAACGGTACTGGCAATGATACAGGACTCTGACCGGTCGTATGTGGATATTTCTGCAAGCATTTTACTTGCAGAAATAATCTGGGCGGGCATCGGCACGCGTAACTTCACCACGTATGGAGCAAACGTCATGCTCGAGCTCAGCAACAAATTCCGCATCGGATATTACTATGAGCTTCCTTCCAGCAGTCTATTGGGATCAACGTTCGGTACCAACGAAGTGATGCTCAGCGCAGACCTGGAGATATTGAAGAATCACAGGGCATTGAGGAGGTATTTTTAG